The Arcobacter roscoffensis genome segment GTTTTACAGTTTCAATTCTTACTTTATCATTATTAACTTTTTTAGTTTGGTATTTTTTTGGAGTTGATTTAGGCTTTGATTATGAGGGAACAAATCACTTTGAAAAATCATTTATTGTGGCTATTTCAGTTATTGTTATTGCTTGTCCTTGTGCTCTTGCTCTTGCAACACCAATGGCTAGTTTAATAGGTATCTCTTTACTGGCAAAAAAAGGACTTTTGTTTAAAGAGGCAAAATTTATAGAATCACTTGCTTTAACAAACACAGTCGTTTTTGATAAAACAGGTACTTTAACAAAAGGAAAACTAAAAGTAGTAAATTCAAATATTTTGGATGATGATATCAGTAAGCTAAACTTATTGTATTCACTTGTATCATCTTCAAAGCATCCTGTTAGTAATGCTGTGAAAAAATATCTTTTTGAAACTTATGACTTGCAGTATCAAAATCTTGAAGAGATAAAAAGTATTGATGCCAAAGGTTTAAGTGCAAAATACAAAAATACACAAGATGAAGAGTTTATTTTACTTGGTGGAAATGAAGAGTTAATAAAATCAAATAATATTAAATATGAATTTAAAACAAATAAAACTGTTTATATCTTTGTTATAAATGAAAAAGTTATTGCTACTTTTGAATTAGAAGATGAAATAAAAGATAAAGCAATTGAGCTAATCTCTTATTTAAAAGAAAATAACATAGAAACAGTAATGCTAACAGGTGACAATGAAAATGTAGCTAAAAGTGTTTGTGAAAAACTTTCAATATCAAAGTTTTATGCTAGGCAAACGCCAGTTCAAAAGGCTGATTATATTAAGAGTTTAAGACAAGAGGGTAAAACTGTAGTTATGGTTGGTGATGGAGTAAATGACTCTGTAGCTTTATCAAATGCTGATGTTGCAATTGCTATGGGGAACTCTGCTGATATTACTATGCAAGTTTCTGATATTGTTTTATTAAACTCATCTTTGTCTTCATTGAAGAAATCTTTTGAGATTTCAAAGAGAACTTACAAGTTTATAAAGCAAAATTTAGCTATATCTTTAGTTTATAATATAGTTACAATACCATTTGCTATGTTTGGATATGTAATACCTTTAGTGGCAGCACTATCTATGAGTTTAAGTTCACTACTTGTAGTAGTAAACTCACTTAGAATAAAAATGAAATAGGAAAAATTTATGATTAATGATACTTTGTTTATGATGTTGATTGTTGGATTGATTATCTCTTTTGGACTTTTATTGCTTTTTGTATGGGGTGCTAAAAATGGTCAATTTGATGATTCAAATAAAATGGTAGATGGTTTACTTTTTGATAGTGAAGATGATTTAAATGATGCTATAAATAAAGAGAAAAAATTAAAAGATGCTAAAGAGCAAAAGATAAAAAAAGATGAGAAAAAAAACGAGGTTAGTTAAAAACTAACCTCTTGAAGAATTACTAATTATTTAAATGCAGCAATTTGCTTAGCTAAATCAGCAATATCAGCGTCAGAAAGTCTAGCAACTTGACCTTTCATAACACCTTTCATAGCTCCACCGTAAGATCCGTCTTTGTAACCTTTTAATGCAGCGATAGTTTTAGCTTCATCCCAACCTTTAATGATTGC includes the following:
- the ccoS gene encoding cbb3-type cytochrome oxidase assembly protein CcoS; this encodes MINDTLFMMLIVGLIISFGLLLLFVWGAKNGQFDDSNKMVDGLLFDSEDDLNDAINKEKKLKDAKEQKIKKDEKKNEVS
- a CDS encoding c-type cytochrome, with translation MKKLVLTTLFAAATAATLSAASFAACAGCHGANGEKAALGKSAIIKGWDEAKTIAALKGYKDGSYGGAMKGVMKGQVARLSDADIADLAKQIAAFK